The following proteins come from a genomic window of Desulfonatronum thiodismutans:
- the ruvC gene encoding crossover junction endodeoxyribonuclease RuvC, which produces MIVLGIDPGSRITGYGLINEVSGRLSLIDAGTIRTTTDAEMDVRLGQIFFRLVEIISQHRPADSAIENVFQARNPSSALKLGQARGVAIAACAQGRVPVFSYEPTMIKKSIVGVGRAEKSQVAFMVARLLGVSKPDWAVDASDALAVAICHVNQQRFLRLADGSRNHG; this is translated from the coding sequence TTGATCGTCCTGGGGATCGACCCCGGTTCGCGAATCACCGGATACGGGCTGATCAACGAGGTTTCCGGCCGCCTGTCCCTGATCGACGCCGGGACCATCCGAACCACCACGGATGCCGAAATGGACGTCCGACTTGGCCAGATTTTTTTTCGACTCGTGGAAATCATTTCCCAGCACCGGCCCGCCGACAGCGCCATTGAAAACGTGTTTCAGGCCCGCAACCCCTCTTCCGCGCTGAAGCTCGGTCAGGCACGGGGCGTGGCCATCGCCGCCTGCGCCCAGGGACGGGTTCCGGTGTTCAGCTACGAGCCGACCATGATCAAGAAGAGCATCGTGGGCGTGGGCCGGGCGGAAAAATCCCAGGTGGCCTTCATGGTGGCGCGGCTTTTAGGAGTGTCCAAACCGGACTGGGCCGTGGACGCCAGCGACGCCCTGGCCGTGGCTATCTGTCACGTCAACCAGCAACGCTTTTTGCGTCTGGCCGATGGGAGCCGGAATCATGGCTGA
- a CDS encoding glycosyltransferase family protein, giving the protein MTGKPTEARKIRPQRVQVLDHFGRRKSLPGDPKQYRILYAGDEAANSGVLLLGIGPDPDVVVDLLRDQGDVAYLECPELQRQVQHQTPSGRRAALPARWRPLTPQDLDDPDLIARTILFYGPGLTLFPDFWSPVLARIALRRLPPPTAQDENVVWLPVSEHRLLARELTRAFTSQGLVVRSVPESMPPREVLERLREQRPDLFFSVNFQGLDPLGQSHEMLRQAGAQICVWCVDNPFHLLTGLRSTYWKQCRLFVTDDWFISPLTDHGATQVFHLPLAAAQHFLNPAPPPAPKGDWSELRQRVVFVGRSAFPGKERFFAGCAVPENLEPRAAAFMAQGGRPDFSWWWEQLRFPPLWPGQGARKVGFAAEEFNRRRRTAYLQAAGRDGNLTVFGDTGWNDLLDKGSDVRPEVDYYGPLAQIYRQASVTLNLTSLLLPHGLTQRNFDVWAAGGFLLTDHTPGLEIFDPELTQEVAFTTPASLNALIQRLDKDSSLVNDLGSAWRDHIQKKHLYAQRIVTVLEAATSREARAFLPS; this is encoded by the coding sequence ATGACCGGCAAACCGACGGAAGCCCGAAAAATACGCCCTCAACGCGTTCAGGTTCTGGACCACTTCGGACGCCGCAAATCCCTTCCCGGAGATCCAAAACAGTATCGGATACTCTACGCTGGAGACGAGGCCGCGAACTCCGGCGTTCTCCTGCTGGGCATCGGGCCGGATCCGGACGTTGTCGTGGACCTGCTTCGAGATCAAGGCGACGTGGCCTACCTGGAGTGCCCGGAGCTGCAACGCCAAGTGCAACACCAGACGCCCTCCGGTCGCCGTGCCGCCCTACCCGCCCGGTGGCGGCCCCTCACCCCCCAAGACCTGGACGATCCGGACCTGATCGCCAGGACCATCCTGTTCTACGGGCCGGGCCTGACCCTTTTTCCGGATTTCTGGTCCCCGGTACTGGCCCGGATCGCCCTGCGACGCCTTCCGCCTCCAACCGCCCAGGACGAAAACGTTGTCTGGTTGCCCGTTTCCGAGCACAGGCTGTTGGCCCGCGAACTGACCCGAGCCTTCACCTCCCAGGGGTTGGTCGTGCGATCGGTTCCGGAATCCATGCCGCCTCGAGAAGTCCTGGAACGATTGCGGGAACAGCGACCGGACCTGTTCTTCAGCGTCAATTTCCAGGGCTTGGACCCTCTGGGCCAAAGCCACGAAATGCTTCGACAAGCCGGGGCTCAAATCTGCGTCTGGTGCGTGGACAACCCGTTTCACCTGTTAACCGGGTTACGCTCGACCTATTGGAAACAGTGCCGGTTGTTCGTCACGGACGACTGGTTCATTTCCCCTCTGACGGATCACGGCGCAACCCAGGTTTTTCATTTGCCCCTGGCCGCGGCCCAACATTTTCTGAATCCGGCCCCCCCTCCAGCCCCAAAGGGGGACTGGTCCGAACTTCGACAAAGGGTCGTGTTCGTCGGACGCTCGGCCTTTCCGGGAAAAGAGCGCTTTTTCGCCGGTTGCGCGGTTCCGGAAAATCTGGAGCCAAGGGCCGCGGCCTTCATGGCCCAGGGCGGGCGCCCTGACTTTTCCTGGTGGTGGGAACAATTGCGCTTCCCGCCCCTATGGCCCGGACAAGGGGCGCGCAAGGTGGGATTCGCCGCCGAAGAATTCAACCGCCGTCGCCGCACGGCTTATCTTCAGGCAGCGGGCCGGGATGGAAATCTGACCGTTTTCGGAGACACGGGCTGGAACGACCTGCTTGATAAAGGGAGCGACGTCCGTCCGGAAGTGGACTACTACGGCCCCCTGGCCCAAATCTATCGCCAAGCCAGCGTCACCCTGAACCTGACCAGCCTGCTCCTGCCCCACGGGCTGACCCAGCGCAATTTCGACGTCTGGGCCGCGGGAGGCTTCCTGCTCACGGATCACACCCCCGGCTTGGAGATCTTTGACCCGGAACTGACCCAGGAAGTTGCTTTCACAACTCCGGCGTCACTAAACGCTCTCATACAGAGGCTGGACAAGGACTCATCCCTTGTCAACGACCTCGGAAGCGCGTGGCGCGACCACATCCAGAAAAAACACCTCTATGCCCAACGGATCGTCACGGTGCTGGAAGCCGCCACAAGCCGCGAAGCTCGGGCGTTCCTTCCGTCATGA
- the ruvB gene encoding Holliday junction branch migration DNA helicase RuvB, whose amino-acid sequence MTQAQALSQTLPVEETIRPKRLDDFIGQDDLRANLRVFLQAARDRGQALDHTLFYGPPGLGKTTLAQIMANELGVNLVTTSGPVLERSGDLAAIVTNLGRQDLLFIDEIHRMPASVEEILYPAMEDFKLDLIIGQGPGARTVKIDLEPFTLVGATTRLGLLTSPLRDRFGVISRLNFYNEAELATIIRRAAALLSATITDDGALEIGRRARGTPRIANRLLRRVWDFASVQGGIQIDARLAQEALGRMDVDAHGLDQMDRRILSALIKQFQGGPVGVKTLAVACSEEVRTIEDIYEPYLIQCGFIKRTARGRVATAQAFAHLKERVPQAFAAREQGTLDFE is encoded by the coding sequence ATGACCCAGGCTCAAGCGTTGTCCCAAACATTGCCCGTGGAAGAGACCATCCGTCCAAAGCGACTGGATGACTTTATTGGTCAGGATGATCTGCGGGCCAATCTGCGGGTTTTTCTGCAAGCGGCCCGTGATCGCGGCCAAGCCTTGGACCATACCTTGTTTTACGGTCCTCCAGGGCTGGGTAAGACCACCCTGGCCCAGATCATGGCCAACGAGCTGGGCGTGAATCTCGTGACCACATCCGGTCCGGTTCTGGAGCGCAGTGGAGACTTGGCCGCCATCGTAACCAACCTGGGGCGTCAGGATCTGCTGTTCATCGATGAAATTCACCGGATGCCGGCCAGCGTGGAGGAGATTCTCTATCCGGCCATGGAGGATTTCAAGCTGGATCTGATCATCGGTCAGGGGCCGGGCGCGCGTACCGTGAAGATCGATCTGGAACCCTTCACCCTGGTCGGGGCCACGACCCGCCTCGGCCTGCTGACCTCTCCGCTGCGGGATCGCTTCGGCGTGATTTCCCGGCTGAATTTTTACAACGAGGCGGAGTTGGCGACCATCATCCGGCGGGCCGCGGCCCTGCTGTCCGCGACGATCACCGACGACGGCGCATTGGAGATCGGCCGTCGCGCCCGAGGCACGCCGCGGATCGCGAACCGCCTGTTGCGCCGGGTTTGGGATTTCGCCTCGGTGCAGGGCGGCATACAAATCGACGCTCGACTGGCCCAGGAGGCCCTGGGCCGGATGGACGTGGACGCCCACGGCCTGGATCAGATGGACCGGCGCATTCTCAGCGCTCTGATCAAGCAGTTCCAGGGCGGTCCGGTGGGGGTCAAGACCCTGGCCGTGGCCTGCTCCGAAGAGGTTCGGACCATCGAGGACATCTACGAGCCGTACCTGATCCAATGCGGGTTCATCAAACGCACGGCCCGCGGCCGCGTAGCCACGGCCCAAGCCTTCGCCCACCTCAAGGAACGCGTCCCTCAAGCCTTCGCCGCTCGGGAGCAGGGAACGCTGGATTTTGAATAA
- a CDS encoding D-glycero-alpha-D-manno-heptose-1,7-bisphosphate 7-phosphatase produces MHEQIHNILLDRDGTVIEERHYLADPNGVQLIPGAGPVLRALMDSGRRLFLVTNQSGIGRGYFSLAQYEAVQGRLLQLLGEEGVELAATVMCPHAPDDGCSCRKPLPGLWEELQAAYGLDPARSIMIGDKVADIRFARSSGLALAALVLTGHGRQTALNLGLPNPLAKAVALHPLTTPDHPDILAPDLGAVADLLLKT; encoded by the coding sequence ATGCACGAACAAATCCACAACATCCTTCTGGACCGCGACGGCACGGTCATCGAAGAGCGTCACTATCTGGCCGATCCGAACGGCGTCCAACTCATTCCCGGAGCCGGTCCGGTCCTGCGCGCCCTGATGGACTCCGGGCGACGCCTTTTTCTGGTCACCAACCAATCCGGCATCGGACGCGGCTATTTTTCCCTTGCCCAATATGAGGCCGTACAGGGGCGCTTGCTCCAACTGCTGGGCGAGGAGGGCGTGGAACTCGCGGCTACCGTGATGTGCCCCCACGCGCCGGACGACGGCTGCTCCTGCCGCAAGCCCCTGCCCGGCCTGTGGGAGGAGCTGCAGGCCGCGTACGGTCTCGACCCGGCCCGGAGCATCATGATCGGCGACAAGGTGGCGGACATTCGCTTCGCCCGTTCCTCGGGCCTGGCATTAGCGGCCCTGGTGCTCACGGGGCATGGTCGACAAACGGCCTTAAACCTGGGCCTGCCGAATCCGCTCGCAAAGGCCGTGGCCCTGCACCCGCTGACAACTCCCGACCATCCGGACATTCTGGCACCGGACTTGGGCGCCGTGGCGGATCTGCTTCTGAAAACCTGA
- a CDS encoding YebC/PmpR family DNA-binding transcriptional regulator has product MAGHSKWKNIQARKSVQDKKRGKVFTKVTKEIMLAARQGGGDPDINARLRTAIAAAKAVNLPKDKIDTAMKKGTGELGGEALDEITYEGYGPGGVAILVDAATDNRNRTVADVRHIFSKNGGNLGESGCVGWMFDKKGLFTFNRADHTDEQLLEIGLEAGVEDIREEGDVWEVSTSQEHFLAVQEAFAAAGLTPLSEEVTMVPQNLVPVDVETGRKIVRLMDALEDYDDVQNVYVNCDFPEELMQDE; this is encoded by the coding sequence ATGGCAGGACACAGCAAGTGGAAAAACATCCAGGCCCGTAAATCCGTTCAGGACAAAAAACGGGGCAAGGTCTTCACCAAGGTGACCAAGGAAATCATGCTCGCGGCCAGGCAGGGCGGCGGAGACCCGGACATCAACGCCCGGTTGCGCACGGCCATCGCCGCGGCCAAGGCCGTGAATCTGCCCAAGGACAAGATCGACACGGCCATGAAAAAAGGGACCGGCGAACTGGGCGGCGAGGCCCTGGACGAGATTACCTATGAGGGCTACGGGCCGGGCGGGGTGGCCATTCTCGTGGACGCGGCCACGGACAACCGCAACCGGACCGTGGCGGACGTTCGACATATCTTTTCCAAGAACGGCGGGAACCTGGGCGAATCCGGCTGCGTGGGCTGGATGTTCGACAAGAAGGGCCTATTCACTTTCAACCGGGCCGACCATACCGACGAGCAACTCCTGGAGATCGGCTTGGAAGCCGGGGTGGAGGATATCCGCGAAGAGGGCGACGTCTGGGAGGTCAGCACGTCTCAGGAGCATTTCCTGGCCGTGCAGGAGGCTTTCGCCGCGGCCGGACTGACCCCGCTCAGCGAGGAAGTGACCATGGTTCCCCAGAATCTGGTTCCGGTGGACGTGGAGACAGGGCGCAAGATTGTCCGGTTGATGGATGCCCTGGAAGACTATGACGACGTCCAGAACGTGTACGTCAACTGCGACTTTCCGGAAGAATTGATGCAGGATGAGTAA
- the ruvA gene encoding Holliday junction branch migration protein RuvA has product MIGYLQGRILQKTPKGCILVTSGGVGYALVLPVREIQNLPAPGDEAAYFVYTLVREDALELYGFATWEERAAFEVMLSISKLGPKTALAILSHFDLSSLRETVAKQDGYSLAKVPGIGQKTAQRILLELQDKLKILPAAPRQAEAASGPSWVRGDILAGLVNLGYSEAEIAPLVDAALRDEPDLAPGEVIRVVLKGMASKK; this is encoded by the coding sequence GTGATCGGATACCTGCAAGGCCGGATTCTGCAAAAAACTCCCAAGGGCTGCATTTTGGTCACCTCCGGAGGGGTGGGGTACGCCCTGGTTTTGCCGGTGCGGGAAATACAGAATCTCCCCGCCCCCGGAGACGAGGCCGCCTATTTCGTCTATACGCTGGTCCGTGAGGACGCCTTGGAACTGTACGGCTTCGCGACCTGGGAAGAGCGGGCCGCCTTTGAGGTCATGCTGAGCATTTCCAAGCTGGGTCCGAAAACCGCCCTGGCGATTCTTTCCCACTTCGATCTGTCCTCCTTGCGGGAAACCGTGGCCAAGCAGGACGGCTACTCTCTGGCCAAGGTGCCGGGGATCGGCCAGAAAACCGCCCAGCGCATCCTTTTGGAGCTGCAAGACAAACTGAAGATCCTGCCCGCGGCCCCGCGCCAAGCCGAAGCGGCCTCCGGCCCATCCTGGGTCCGGGGCGACATCTTGGCCGGGCTGGTCAACCTCGGGTACTCCGAGGCCGAGATCGCGCCGCTGGTGGACGCGGCCTTGCGGGACGAACCAGACTTGGCTCCCGGCGAGGTGATTCGGGTTGTGCTGAAGGGAATGGCGTCCAAAAAATGA
- a CDS encoding CBS and ACT domain-containing protein yields the protein MLISDWMTREVISVEPDVSMMKVSKIMKEKRIRRLPVVDADKKLLGIVTDRDIKEASPSKATTLDIHELYYLLSEIKVKDIMTKKPFTVLPEDTIERAALVMMEKRVGGLPVVDAQGKIAGIITESDIFKVLIAITGAHFGGVLLAFKLPNTEGSLKEVLEVLRHEQARIISILTSYGQQEEEGYRQVYVRIQDLEKNVLDALLEKLKKQFDLLYWAREHLHPVK from the coding sequence ATGCTGATCAGTGATTGGATGACCAGGGAGGTCATTTCCGTGGAACCGGACGTCTCCATGATGAAGGTTTCCAAGATCATGAAGGAAAAGCGCATCCGTCGCCTTCCCGTGGTGGATGCCGACAAGAAATTGCTTGGCATCGTCACGGACCGGGATATCAAGGAAGCCTCGCCATCCAAGGCCACCACCCTTGACATCCACGAGCTCTACTATCTCCTTTCGGAGATCAAGGTCAAAGATATCATGACCAAAAAGCCCTTCACCGTCTTGCCGGAGGACACCATCGAACGAGCGGCCCTGGTCATGATGGAAAAGCGGGTCGGCGGCCTGCCCGTGGTCGACGCTCAGGGCAAGATTGCCGGGATCATCACGGAGAGTGACATTTTCAAAGTACTGATCGCCATAACCGGTGCGCATTTCGGCGGCGTTCTACTGGCCTTCAAGCTTCCCAACACCGAGGGCAGTCTCAAGGAAGTGCTTGAAGTTTTGCGTCACGAGCAAGCCCGGATCATCAGCATCCTGACCTCCTACGGCCAGCAGGAGGAAGAAGGTTATCGGCAGGTGTATGTTCGGATTCAAGATCTGGAAAAGAACGTCCTGGACGCCTTATTGGAAAAATTGAAAAAGCAATTCGACTTGCTGTACTGGGCGAGAGAGCATTTGCATCCAGTAAAATAA
- the larC gene encoding nickel pincer cofactor biosynthesis protein LarC codes for MKALYLDCPSGISGDMLLAGLIDLGLDIVALERLFHQAGMDVDLRTVQDVRCGLAGKRLEVRSSTAQPLRRLPEILELLDGLPLVPDVGRRTRRAFERLAEVEAKVHGVDPSDIHFHEVGAVDTVVDVVGAFWGLHELGINTVHAGPLPWFRGQVRCAHGLLPLPAPAVVELLHGKPVFSTDHAVELITPTGALLVDQLADEFRPGPQGTLLQCGIGLGTMDLPAQPNALRCLLYSPSLSGNEKGLPNAGLERTEEIVQFSTNIDHLTGEELGGCFEALFQAGALDVLFLPGMMKKNRPGGQLQVLCRPEHAAAVQQAVFRQTLTLGVRRQRMERVVLPRRETVAETSLGELPIKQAEIEGRRYERPEFEALQELAQRTGRSVAQLRYLLEPCNAPDQQCAKKTLEVKDGRNEGDERGE; via the coding sequence ATGAAAGCACTGTATTTGGACTGCCCCAGCGGGATCAGCGGCGATATGCTGCTCGCCGGCTTGATTGATCTTGGATTGGACATCGTTGCCCTGGAACGGCTTTTTCACCAGGCCGGAATGGATGTGGACCTGCGCACGGTGCAAGATGTTAGGTGCGGACTTGCCGGGAAACGATTGGAAGTACGGTCGAGTACCGCACAGCCTTTACGCCGTCTTCCGGAAATTCTGGAACTTTTGGACGGTTTGCCCCTGGTTCCGGATGTGGGCCGACGCACCAGGCGGGCCTTCGAGCGGCTGGCCGAGGTGGAAGCCAAGGTTCACGGCGTCGACCCGTCGGACATCCACTTTCATGAAGTCGGCGCCGTGGACACCGTGGTGGACGTGGTCGGGGCTTTCTGGGGGCTCCACGAGTTGGGAATAAACACCGTGCATGCCGGACCGCTGCCCTGGTTTCGAGGCCAGGTGCGCTGTGCCCACGGTCTCCTGCCTTTGCCCGCCCCGGCGGTGGTGGAACTGCTCCACGGCAAACCCGTTTTCAGCACGGACCACGCAGTGGAATTGATCACCCCCACCGGGGCCCTGCTCGTGGACCAATTGGCGGACGAATTTCGTCCCGGACCTCAGGGCACGTTGCTGCAATGCGGCATCGGGCTCGGCACCATGGACTTGCCCGCCCAGCCCAACGCTTTGCGCTGCCTGCTCTACTCCCCTTCCCTTTCAGGCAATGAGAAAGGATTGCCGAACGCGGGATTGGAGCGCACGGAAGAGATCGTCCAGTTCTCCACGAACATCGACCATCTGACCGGAGAGGAATTGGGGGGCTGTTTCGAGGCGTTGTTCCAGGCCGGGGCGCTGGATGTTCTGTTTCTTCCGGGAATGATGAAGAAAAACCGTCCGGGCGGTCAGCTTCAGGTGCTCTGCCGACCAGAACACGCAGCCGCCGTGCAGCAGGCCGTTTTTCGGCAGACACTAACCCTGGGCGTACGTCGCCAACGCATGGAACGAGTCGTCCTGCCCCGACGGGAGACCGTGGCCGAGACGTCCCTGGGCGAGTTGCCGATTAAACAAGCGGAAATAGAAGGCCGGCGATACGAACGTCCGGAATTCGAGGCTCTCCAGGAACTGGCCCAGCGGACGGGACGATCCGTGGCCCAGTTGCGCTACCTGCTGGAGCCGTGCAACGCCCCGGATCAGCAATGCGCGAAAAAAACTCTTGAAGTAAAAGACGGCCGGAATGAAGGCGACGAACGAGGGGAGTAA
- a CDS encoding tRNA1(Val) (adenine(37)-N6)-methyltransferase, with translation MSFQADTNPHRRSFPRGMVQPEQGFRFSIDALLLACFAAGRQHRNVIDLGTGCGVISLGLLLIGQKDRSTGESFHILGVDNNPEMVASAQANTEKLDFPAHFTPVLGNVAATNEIPGFRPGGFDAALCNPPYRPTGHGRMPSNPAKLSAMFETETRTEAFLEAASRALTTKGRLYLVHLPEHLPRLFNHLADAKLAPKRLRLVHPHQDKPASLLLLEARKGGKPGLTVEPPLILYRRECSPAGDVVHQTTDDALAFCPFLLCNSSRPAQ, from the coding sequence ATGAGCTTCCAAGCCGACACCAATCCGCATCGCCGCTCCTTTCCACGAGGAATGGTCCAGCCGGAGCAAGGCTTTCGTTTTTCCATCGACGCCCTTTTGCTGGCCTGTTTCGCGGCTGGTCGCCAACATCGGAACGTCATTGATCTGGGGACCGGATGCGGCGTGATCAGCCTGGGCCTGCTTCTTATTGGCCAGAAAGATCGTTCCACCGGGGAGTCGTTTCATATCCTCGGGGTGGACAACAACCCGGAGATGGTCGCCTCGGCCCAAGCCAACACCGAAAAACTCGATTTTCCGGCCCACTTCACCCCGGTGTTGGGCAATGTCGCGGCCACGAACGAAATACCGGGATTCCGCCCAGGCGGCTTTGACGCGGCGCTCTGCAATCCTCCGTATCGGCCGACCGGCCATGGACGCATGCCCTCCAACCCGGCAAAGCTATCCGCGATGTTTGAAACCGAAACGCGCACCGAGGCTTTCCTTGAAGCGGCGTCACGGGCTTTGACGACCAAGGGGCGGCTCTACCTGGTCCACCTGCCGGAACACCTCCCACGGCTCTTCAACCATCTCGCGGATGCCAAGCTTGCGCCGAAACGTCTGCGTCTGGTCCATCCCCACCAAGACAAACCGGCTTCCTTGCTTTTGCTGGAAGCCAGAAAAGGAGGCAAGCCCGGTTTGACCGTCGAGCCCCCCTTGATTTTGTATCGGCGTGAATGCTCTCCCGCTGGAGACGTTGTCCATCAAACCACCGACGATGCGTTGGCGTTTTGCCCTTTCTTGCTCTGCAACAGCTCTCGTCCGGCTCAATAG
- a CDS encoding RlmE family RNA methyltransferase, whose protein sequence is MKTYRDHYFQRAKQDNYPARSVYKLKEADKRFKLLRPGLKVLDLGASPGSWSLYAAGKVGPSGRLLALDLNPLTIELPEQALFMQGDVFDESGDGYRLILETAPFDVVLSDMAPRTTGVKFADQARSLDLASQALALCKACLIKGGSFVVKFFEAQEAKQLLDEMRTVFSRVQGFKPKSSRAESKEMFYIATGKK, encoded by the coding sequence ATGAAAACGTATCGGGATCATTATTTTCAACGGGCCAAGCAGGACAACTATCCAGCCCGTTCAGTGTACAAGCTCAAGGAAGCGGACAAGCGGTTCAAGCTGCTGCGTCCCGGTCTCAAGGTGCTGGATCTGGGCGCGTCGCCGGGGTCGTGGTCGCTGTACGCCGCCGGGAAAGTCGGCCCCTCGGGCCGTTTGCTGGCCCTGGATCTGAATCCGTTGACCATCGAGCTCCCCGAACAAGCGCTGTTCATGCAGGGCGACGTTTTCGACGAGTCCGGGGACGGCTATCGCCTGATCCTGGAAACAGCCCCGTTCGACGTAGTGCTCAGCGACATGGCCCCCCGCACCACGGGCGTCAAGTTCGCGGACCAGGCCCGCTCCCTGGACCTAGCCAGCCAGGCCCTTGCACTGTGCAAAGCCTGCCTGATAAAGGGCGGCTCGTTTGTGGTCAAGTTCTTCGAAGCCCAGGAAGCCAAGCAATTGTTGGATGAAATGCGGACCGTCTTTTCGCGGGTGCAAGGCTTCAAACCCAAAAGTTCCCGGGCGGAAAGCAAGGAAATGTTCTACATCGCCACCGGGAAGAAATAG
- a CDS encoding hemolysin family protein, whose product MFELLLVVGLATLVSGLCSLSEAVLYSVPWSHLEQMRKSGKKSGMLLFDLRNNVERPIAAILTLNTVANTAGAAVAGAFAAALFGTESLIYFSAVFTMIILVFAEILPKTIGVMYNRQIAGFLAQPLCFLVVLFSPVIWLMDRVTLLIGRKKVGPDATEDDLRAVISLTRRAGAIKPYEEMSIRNILTLDTKMVKDIMTPRTVIFSFPAELSVGQARTLKTVWPHSRIPVYEDEDQEDIVGIVYRRELLEALANDQDDLVLGRMMKPVQFVLESITLDKLLVRFLESRMHLFIVLDEYGGLAGLVTLEDVLEEILGSEIVDETDQVVDMRELARQRRSQLVAKKATSKVS is encoded by the coding sequence ATGTTCGAGTTGCTGTTGGTGGTCGGTCTGGCGACCTTGGTTTCCGGGCTGTGCTCGTTGTCCGAGGCCGTGCTCTATTCCGTTCCCTGGAGCCATCTGGAGCAGATGCGCAAGAGCGGAAAAAAGAGCGGCATGCTGCTCTTTGACCTCCGGAATAATGTCGAGCGGCCCATCGCCGCGATCCTGACCCTGAACACCGTGGCCAATACGGCCGGGGCGGCTGTTGCCGGGGCTTTCGCCGCCGCGCTCTTCGGCACGGAGAGCCTGATCTATTTTTCCGCCGTCTTCACGATGATCATCCTGGTCTTCGCCGAGATTCTGCCTAAAACCATAGGCGTGATGTACAATCGGCAAATTGCCGGTTTCCTGGCCCAACCCCTGTGTTTTCTGGTGGTGCTGTTCAGCCCGGTGATCTGGCTGATGGACCGGGTGACTCTGTTGATCGGGCGCAAAAAGGTTGGCCCGGACGCCACGGAAGACGACCTGCGGGCCGTGATCAGTCTGACCCGCAGGGCCGGCGCGATCAAGCCCTATGAGGAAATGTCCATCCGCAACATCCTGACCCTGGACACCAAGATGGTCAAGGACATCATGACTCCGCGCACGGTGATCTTCTCCTTTCCGGCCGAACTGAGCGTGGGCCAGGCCAGAACGTTGAAGACAGTGTGGCCGCACAGTCGCATTCCGGTCTACGAGGACGAGGACCAGGAAGATATCGTGGGAATCGTGTATCGGCGTGAATTACTGGAAGCCCTGGCCAACGACCAGGACGATCTGGTGCTGGGCAGGATGATGAAGCCGGTTCAGTTCGTTTTGGAATCCATTACCCTGGACAAGCTGCTGGTGCGCTTTCTGGAGTCCCGGATGCACCTGTTCATCGTTTTGGATGAATACGGAGGCCTGGCTGGACTGGTGACCCTGGAAGACGTGCTGGAGGAGATCCTGGGCAGCGAAATCGTGGATGAGACCGACCAGGTCGTGGATATGCGCGAGCTGGCCCGGCAGCGACGCAGCCAACTGGTGGCGAAAAAGGCGACGTCCAAAGTGTCATGA
- the thyX gene encoding FAD-dependent thymidylate synthase codes for MSQARLNVRLLAMTPDALSVIYAAFRQCYSPGYVGDLWPRLVGGEVDPAEQARFVADVMESGHHSPVEHVSFTFAVEGVSRALTHQLVRHRLASYSQQSQRYVNESGFEYVLPPQIAKIPEARELFEEFMARTAQTYGRLRELLQAHGRKGAKANEDARFVLPQAAESKIILTMNCRSLLHFFALRCCERAQWEIRAMAKEMLVICQEQLPVVFQHAGARCVGLGYCPEGERFTCGRYPLQPKPSQSGK; via the coding sequence ATGTCTCAAGCCCGACTCAATGTTCGCCTTCTGGCCATGACTCCCGACGCTTTGTCCGTGATCTACGCCGCGTTTCGGCAGTGTTACAGCCCTGGATACGTGGGCGATCTCTGGCCGAGGCTGGTGGGAGGGGAGGTGGACCCGGCGGAGCAGGCCCGTTTCGTCGCGGACGTGATGGAGTCCGGCCATCACAGCCCGGTGGAGCACGTCAGCTTCACCTTTGCCGTGGAAGGGGTTTCCCGGGCCTTGACGCATCAACTGGTGCGTCATCGGCTGGCCTCCTATTCCCAGCAAAGCCAGCGCTACGTGAACGAGAGCGGGTTTGAGTACGTGCTGCCGCCCCAGATCGCCAAGATTCCGGAAGCCAGGGAACTGTTCGAGGAATTCATGGCCCGGACCGCCCAGACCTACGGGCGCTTGCGGGAACTGCTCCAGGCCCATGGTCGCAAGGGGGCCAAGGCCAACGAGGATGCCCGGTTCGTTCTGCCCCAGGCCGCGGAGAGCAAGATCATCCTGACCATGAACTGCCGCAGCCTGCTGCACTTCTTCGCCCTGCGCTGCTGCGAGCGCGCTCAGTGGGAAATTCGGGCCATGGCCAAGGAAATGCTGGTTATTTGCCAAGAGCAGTTGCCGGTCGTGTTCCAGCACGCCGGGGCACGTTGCGTCGGCCTGGGGTACTGTCCCGAAGGGGAGCGCTTTACCTGCGGCCGCTATCCGTTGCAGCCGAAGCCGTCGCAATCCGGAAAATAA